In one Thermodesulfobacteriota bacterium genomic region, the following are encoded:
- a CDS encoding serine/threonine-protein kinase, whose amino-acid sequence MTSIAKLKVDHLIGRQLGTSTIIKELARGGMAVVFIAYQRSLKRQIAVKILPKSLLTQKTADLFRQEAESAAILSHPNILQIYEVGETDEFLFFTMQLIQGLSVAKSLAMAKKNILPSKRLLPLDTTIRIISQVLDALNYAHTQEIIHRDIKPANILIEKHTQRAMITDFGVAKVLRGENEKHPMLLGTPTYMAPEQVLRTQMDSRIDIYAVGTMLFQMLVSELPLPKHKSKAELLKQKALNKNGIFQKKPSELNPGLNRDMDIIVQKATAFDPDERYAVCRDFINDLEEYRRKYL is encoded by the coding sequence TACCATAATCAAAGAGTTGGCCCGCGGCGGTATGGCTGTTGTTTTTATTGCATATCAACGGTCATTGAAACGCCAGATTGCGGTCAAAATACTCCCCAAAAGTCTTCTTACCCAAAAGACAGCGGATCTGTTCCGCCAGGAAGCGGAATCAGCCGCCATTCTATCGCATCCCAACATTCTTCAGATATATGAAGTGGGAGAAACAGATGAATTTCTTTTCTTTACCATGCAACTGATTCAAGGGCTTTCTGTGGCCAAATCACTTGCCATGGCTAAAAAAAATATTTTGCCTTCAAAACGTCTCCTGCCGCTCGATACCACCATCCGAATTATCAGCCAGGTGCTTGATGCCCTTAATTATGCCCATACCCAGGAAATCATTCATAGAGATATTAAGCCGGCCAACATATTGATCGAAAAACATACCCAAAGAGCAATGATTACGGATTTTGGGGTGGCAAAGGTTCTGCGGGGAGAAAATGAGAAACACCCGATGCTGCTGGGGACTCCCACGTATATGGCCCCGGAGCAGGTGCTCAGAACACAAATGGACAGCAGGATTGATATTTATGCAGTGGGCACCATGCTGTTTCAGATGCTGGTATCTGAATTGCCCTTACCCAAGCATAAATCCAAAGCGGAGTTACTGAAACAAAAAGCATTGAATAAAAATGGAATTTTTCAAAAAAAGCCTTCTGAACTCAACCCCGGGCTCAACCGGGATATGGACATCATTGTGCAAAAGGCAACTGCCTTTGATCCTGATGAAAGATATGCCGTCTGTCGGGACTTCATCAATGACCTTGAGGAATATCGCAGAAAATACCTATAA